A segment of the Echinicola strongylocentroti genome:
TGTACGATATTTGGGGCAAGTTTTATATCAATGGCAATATCGTTGACGGCAGTAGCCAGGCTTCTGAGGAGAACTGGACATATGGTGTCTTTAATCAGTTCCATGGCAGTTACGGGACAGTGAGCGAAGCAGACAAAGCAGCCATGAAGATGGATCAAGCCCGTGAGATGGAGGGATTTACCGTTACTACCCACGGAGCAGAAGAGGCTTATGATTTGGTGCTGGATTATGCTGGTGCCAACCTGAAGCGGGATGAGGTAGACGCGCGTATCATTGCCAATGTCAGAAACGGGGATTATGATCATGAAGGCTCAAATGGTAGCACCAATGGCATCATCGATACCCAGAGTGATGTGGGAGGATGGCCGCTGCTGGAAGCGGGATCACCTGTCACCGATTCGGACCAAGATGGGATGCCAGACAATTGGGAGACGGCCAATGAACTGGACCCCAATGATCCTGATGATGGCAATAAAGTTAAATCAGGTACACCGTACACCTTTTTGGAAGTATACCTCAACAGCCTGATCAAGGATTTTCCAGTGAAGTAGCTAGCGTAGAAATAAAGAAATAGTGCTGTGAATAATGTTGGGCTGAATACTTTCCTAATTGTGCTGTATTGGAGTATCGACACAATTATTTAGTTTGTACAGATAACAAAACTTAATACGATCATCTTTTAAAAACTAGTGAACATGAAATTTGAACATTTTGCGATCAATGTAGCCCAGCCACGAGCGATGTCCGATTGGTATGAAAATCACGTAGGGCTTAGTGTAGTCAGCAAACAAGATTCCAGCCCATTTATGATATTTTTGGCCGATGACAGCGGTACCATAATGTTGGAGATTTATAATAATCCAAAAGCTCCTGTGCTGGACTTTAATAGCCAACACCCTTTGGTGCTTCATTTGGCCTTGGTTTCTGAAGATCCGGATGCTGACCGTGATAGGCTAGTGGCTGCAGGGGCAGAGGTGATCAGTGATGATATCTTGGATGATGGCGCTCATTTGGTCATGTTGAAGGATCCTTGGGGGCTGGCACTGCAGCTTTGTAAGCGAGCAAAACCGATGCTGAAATAAGGAATAATTATCTCCACTTATTAAGCGATGGCCAAAATAATTTTAACCAGTCGTAATTGGCTGATTTATAAAGATAAAGAAACTATGATTAACCGATTTCAATATCATTCTCTTTTCGTGATGCTGTTAGGTTTGGCCTTAATGGCTGGCTGTAAACAGGAGCAGCAAAAGGAGGAAAGTAAACAACCTAATGCTTGGGATCAGGTAGCTGAAATATTGGAAACGATCCAAGCGCCTGAATTTCCAGATCGGACTTTTTCGATTACCGATTATGGTGCCGAAGGAAATGGAGAAACCGATGCCAGCAAGGCCATTAAAGAAGCTATCGAGGCATGTGCAGAGGCAGGAGGTGGCAGAGTGCTTGTTCCGGAGGGTGATTTTGTCACAGGCCCCATTTATTTGGAAAGTAATGTGAATTTGCATTTGAAAAAGGGTGCCAGGTTGCTGTTTTCCACTGATCCTAAAGACTATTTACCACTAGTGTATACCCGATGGGAGGGAGTAGAACTGATGAATTATTCCCCGTTGGTCTATGCATTTGAAGAGGAAAATATCGCTGTCACCGGAGAAGGTGTGTTGGATGGCCAAGCGGATGAGACGAATTGGTGGCCATGGAAAGGCAAAACGCAATACGGCTACACCGCAGGGGATCCGCAGCAGGAAGATGCAGACAAGCGCCACGCGCTCTTCCAAATGGCAGAGGACAAGGTGCCCGTGGAGGAAAGGAAGTTTGGTGAGGGATTTTACCTTCGTCCGCAGTTTGTGCAGCCATACCGGTGTAAGAATGTATTGATAGAAGGAGTAAAGATCGTCAATTCACCCATGTGGATACTGAATCCAGTGCTGTGTGAGAATGTGACCATTCAGGGAGTGACGGTAGAAAGCCACGGTCCCAACTCCGATGGCTGTGATCCTGAATCGAGTAAAAATGTCCTCATAAAAGACTGCTACTTTAATACAGGAGATGATTGTATTGCCATCAAATCAGGACGTAATGCAGACGGGAGAAGGATCAATGTGCCCAGTGAGAATATCATTATCCAAGACTGCAAAATGGCCGACGGACACGGTGGTGTCGTTATCGGTAGTGAGATTTCTGGTGGTGTACGGAATGTCTTTGCGGAAGATTGTGAGATGAACAGCCCACACCTGGACAGGGCACTCCGAATTAAAACCAGCTCTATGCGAGGCGGTGTGATCGAAGATATTTACTTGAGGAATATTGATGTTGGCCAGATTGCCCAGCAAGTGATCCGTGTAAATATGTTTTATGAAGATAGCGGTGCATATGTTCCCACGGTAAGAAATATCCATGTAGAAAACATGACGGTAGAAAATGGGGGAAAAGTCGGAGTGCTATTGGAAGGCTATAAAAGCTCTCCGGTCGAGAACATAAAGCTGGAAAATGTATCGATCAAGCAGGTAAAGGAAGATTTTAAGTTCTCCAATGTGAAAAATGTGCATTTCGAAAATGTCATGATCAATGGTAAAACGGTAAGTTATGATCAGGAATAAGTTGTTCCGTTTCTGCCTGCTGATGCTGTGTATCCACTTATCATTTTTCTCCCATGGACAGGATGCTGGCCAAAGTGAAAGTGAAAAGGCATTGGCATTTCCAGGTGCAGATGGTTTTGGCAAATATACCTCAGGCGGACGTGGAGGCAAAGTCTATGTGGTCACCAATCTCCATGACGAAGGGCCAGGGAGTTTGCGCGAGGCGATCCGAAAAAAAGAGCCACGCATCATCGTGTTTGTAGTTTCTGGCAATATCAAGTTGAAATCAAGTTTGGACATTAATCACGGAGACCTTACCATTGCAGGCCAAAGTGCTCCCGGTGGAGGAATTACCCTGCAGCATTACCCTATGAAGATCAAAGGGGACAATGTCATCATCAGGTACATTCGAAGCCGGATGGGGGACGAAGAAGGCGTTCAGGATGATGCGATGAGCTCTCTGCGCAATAAGGACGTTATTATCGACCATTGTTCTTTGAGTTGGGCCACGGATGAGTGTGGTTCATTTTATGACAATGAGAATTTTACGCTCCAATGGTGCATCATCTCCGAAAGCCTCAATGCTTCTGTCCATGAAAAGGGCAACCACGGTTATGGAGGAATCTGGGGAGGAAATAAGGCTACTTTTCACCACAACCTGATCGCCAATCATGCCAGTAGGCTGCCCCGCTTCAATGGTGCCAGGACTAGTAAAGATCCGCAAAAGGAAGTGGTGGATTTCAGGAATAACGTGATCTACAATTGGAAGAGCAACAATGCTTACGGAGGGGAACAGGGGCATTATAATATGGTGGGAAACTTTTACCAACCAGGCCCGGCGACCACTTCTAATGAGGACCGGGTGATTGAACCCTATGCTCCTTATGGTCAGTTTTACTTGGCCGAAAACACCAACTCCAATGACTGCAAAGTGTCCCAGGACAATCGCCTGGGAGTAGATGGTGTGGAGGCTGCCGAAAAAGTACTGGTGGGCACTCCTTTTCCTTTTATAATGGGACAGGAAACAGAAAAAGCTTCCATCGCCTATTTACGTGTGCTAAGGAATGCTGGGGCGAGCTATAGCCGAGACCAAGTGGACAAGCGATTGCTCAAGGAGGTAAGAAAAGGTAAAAGTACGGCTGGAAAGAACCATGACGGGATCATTGACAGTCAGGATGATGTAGGAGGGTGGCCAAAGTTAACGTCCAAAAAAGCCCTAAGGACAAGGACCGAGATGGCATGCCTGATCAATGGGAGACGAAAATGGGACTGGATAGCGATGATCCATCTGATGCGTCAGGAAATCATCTTCATGAATTCTACACTAACGTGGAGGTCTATCTGAATGGTTTGGTAGAAGGGAATTGATCCATTTTGAGCAATCAGTAAACTAGTTGATGGTGTTGGACGGATGTGAATGTCAACGGCTGGTACTGGGAGGGGTAATAATTGGTATTAGCTTACATGACTTTTTCAAAATTGGACAACTCTTTTTGCAGGAGGGCATATAATCGGTAAATTGAACTAGAATATATGCTATGGAAAAAAGAGTTGACTTTTCGGAGCTTCAAGAAGTCTTGAAGCAAGTGCTTTTGCACTATCAATTTTCATCGGAGAGGGCATCACTGAGTGCCCGATTGTTTGCCCAATCCAGCTTAGATGGGGTGCCATCTCATGGGCTGAACAGGTTTTTGAGTTATTTGTCCTATATCGAAAAAGGCCTGATCGCACCCTCTGCCCAGCCCGAGGTAGAGGCTAAGTTTGGCGGCTTCGAACGCTGGAACGGTCATTTGGGACCAGGGAATCTCAATGCCCATGCAGCCATGAAAGGCGCCATTTCCATGGCCAAATCGACAGGTGTTGGCTGCGTAGCCCTGCAAAATACCAACCATTGGATGAGGGCGGGCAATTATGGCTGGCAGGCCGTGGAGGCCGGATGCATCGGTATTTGCTTCACCAATACCAAACCCAATATGCCAGGCTGGGGCGGTAGTGAGCCAAAATTGGGAAACAACCCGTTGGTGGTGGCTATCCCGCGCAAGAATGGGCCTGTTGTACTGGACACAGCGATGTCGCAGTTTGCCTACGGAAAGATGGCCATCTATGCCAAAGCTGGGAAAGAGATGCCTTATGATGCTGGATTTGACGGGGAAGGAAACCTGAGCAGGTCACCAGCGGAGATCATCCAAAGGGAATTGGCGCTACCCATTGGCTTATGGAAAGGAGCGGGACTTTCATTGGTCTTGGACATGCTGGCAATGCTACTTTCAGGTGGGCAGGCGACCTTTGAGGTGGAGGAGCAGGGTAGCGAAAGTGGTCTCTCCCAAGTTTTTTTAGCATTGAACCCCATGAATTTTGGATTGGATGCCTGGATGGACGAAAGACTGGACGAGGTAATTAATGACTTTAAGAAAAGTGGAGTTTTTAAGGAAGGTAGTGCCCTTCGCTACCCTGGTGAACACACGCTGCACGTAAGGGAAGACAATATGAAACGTGGAGTTCCGGTGGATGAAGACATCTGGAGCGAGATCAAAAATATACTTGCATGAAAAAAATCAACGATGATGAAGTGAGATGGGGGATTTTGGGAGTAGGAGACGTGTGTGAAGTGAAAAGTGCCCCAGCGATGAATTTGGTGGATAACAGTCGCTTGGCAGCGGTGATGCGGAGAAATGAGGAAAAGGTAAAGGACTATGCCAAGCGGCACCAAGTTCCCAAATGGTATACCGATGCGGATGAGCTAATCAAGGATCCTGAGGTGAATGCCATATATATTGCCACGCCACCTTATGCGCACAAGGAGCTGACCCTAAAAGCAGCGGCCGCTGGAAAGCCCGTATATGTGGAGAAACCAATGGCCAAGACCTATGCAGAATGTCAAGAAATGATTGCTGCCTGTGATAAAGCCGGAGTACCGCTATATGTGGCTTATTACCGAAGAGCGTTGCCCCATTTTCTAAAAATCAAATCCTTGATAGATGAGGGAGCCATCGGGGAGGTACGCCATGTGTCCATACAGATGAACCAAGCACCTAAGCCAGGGCTGGTAAGTAACCTTGATGATAACTGGCGGGTAAATCCGGATATCGCTGGTGGGGGTTATTTCTATGACCTAGCCTCCCATCAACTGGATTTTTTGGACTTTGCCTTGGGGCCGATCAAAACTGCCACGGGAATTAGTGCCAATCAGGCTGGGCTATATCAGGCTGAAGATATGGTCGTGGCTGCTGTTGAGTTTGAGTCGGGGGTGTTGGGAAATGGCAGCTGGTGTTTTTCCTCCAGTGATTCCGATGCGAAAGACCAAACTATTATTTATGGATCAAAAGGTAGTATAAGTTATGAAACCTTTGGAGCTGGTAATGTATCACTCAATACCGACAATGAAGGAAGGAGGTCGTTTGAATTTTCTTTACCTAAACATATACAAATGCCTTTGATTCAATTAATAGTGGGGGATTTATTAGGAACAGCTTTAAGTCCTTCTGATGGCCTCTCAGGAAGCAGGGCCAACCGCATTTTGGAAAATATTGTCGGTAAATGAGGCGCTATAGGTAAAATAGCCTATAATGATATTTTATAAGCTTAAAAACTTATAAGTATATTTTATATGTTGATAAGCTTATAAATTGGTTTTATAAGTTTAAGATACTATATTAGCAAGGCGACAAGCTCATCAAATGGAAAAAACAGCCGTCATATCCGGAGATATTGTATCATCTACCAGCTTGGTAAAAGAAGATCGGCTCATGCTAAATGACCGTTTGAAGGACCTGATCTTTTGCCTCTCCGATAAATTTGATACATACGGAAGGGTGCTAAAAGGAGATTATGTGGAGTGTGTGTGTAGAAAGCCTCATGAGGCCCTTGCGGTGGCATTGGCCATAAAGAGCTTTGTTAAATCCATCGAAGTAAGCGATGGAGAAAAAAGCAGTGACAAGAATCGCATTAAATTGTTTAAGACACATGGTATCCGATTGGCCATAGGCTATGGTGAGCTCACTACTTTTGATACGGAAAATGGTGTGATAGACGGAGAGGCCATTTACCTAGCGGGCAGAAAGATCAATGAGCAATCCGGCCGCAAGAAAAAAAGAGTGGTGATCAAACAAACCTTGTTTTTTGAATCGCATGAAGAGCTGCTAAAAGAGCAATTCGATCCTGTGATGGGACTTTTGGATGTCCTGCTGAGCAAGGCCACAGCCCGACAGTCCGAAGTGCTGTACTGGAAGTTGATGGGATTGAATGAGGATGAAATAGCCGAAAAGTTTGGCGTTAGCCAGTCGGTGATCAATCAGCACAGTACCAGTGTGGGGTGGAATGCCATAGAAGATACCGTAGCCTATTATAACCGTACCATAAAGCGACATCAACCATGAATGCAGCCCAGTTTTTTATCTTACAGTTGATTGCCCATATGTTGGCAGATTTTTATTTCCAAAACGACCGACTGGCAGCGCAGAAAAATACACATGGATTTAGGAGCCCGTTCTTGAAGTGGCATATATTGATCGTGTTTTTATTGTCTTGGGGATTGTCGTTTCAGCTGTATTTCGTCTATGGAGCCTTGGTGATAGCCCTGACCCATTATATCATTGATGGCTTGAAAGTCTACCTCAACAGGAGCAAATGGTTGGGAAATTATGCCTTTTTTATTGATCAGGTTCTGCATTTGGCAGTGATCATTGTCGTAACCGTGGCGTACGCGCTTTATCTGGGATTGCATCCTTGGTGGGAAGTTGCATTGTCTCCCCGATTACTCATGGCTATTTTTGCCTATTTGGCTTGTTTGAAACCTTCAAACATCTTTATCAAAGAAGTGTTAAAAGCCTATCAAATCAGCGTACCCGGAACGAATGACCTTCCCAATGCCGGAAAGTTGATCGGTGTATTGGAGCGTATACTTGTGCTTACTTTTATCCTGCTGGGAGAATTTCAGGCTGTTGGTTTTTTGATTGCTGCCAAGTCTATTTTAAGGTTCAAAAATGATGATATTCTGAAAGCTGAATATGTATTGATCGGTACTTTATTGAGTTTTGGTATTGCCATATTGTTGGGCACTTTCGTAGGGCTGGCATAGGGCAAAGAGCCATTCTAAAAGAATGGTAACTTCCGTAAAGATATTCAAAAAGTAGAGTTGATATAATAGGTCTTTTTCCCTAAGTTTATGTTTTGATAACCCGATAATATTTAAAATTTTATGAATCCCAAAATCGATATAGTAGGAAAAAGCACTACATGGGCATTGGTGGCCACTTGCATCATCGCTAGCATGTTTTCCTGCACTACCCAAAAGGAAGAAGGGGAGGCGACAGCCAGTAAGCGTCCCAATATCATCTTCATCATGTCCGATGACCACGCTTATCAGGCGATCAGTGCTTATAGCGATAAGCTGATCAATACGCCGAACATTGACAGAATAGCCAATGAGGGCATGCTTTTCGAAAAGGCTTTTGTGAGCAACTCGATATGTGCGCCAAGTAGGGCGGTGATCCTGACGGGGAAGCACAGCCATTTAAATGGCCTAGTGGACAATGCCGTGAAATTTGACAGTACACAGGTGACTTTCCCCAAAATCCTAAGAGAAAATGGCTACCAAACCGCCATGATAGGAAAATGGCATTTGAAGACCCAGCCTACAGGCTTTGACTACTGGAAAGTACTGCCTGGTCAAGGGCACTATTATAATCCTGAATTCCGGACGAAAGAAGGGGTGGTATTGGATTCTGGTTACGTAACGGACCTGATTACGGACTTTGCGATTGACTGGTTGGATAAGGCGAAGGGGAGCGACGAACCTTTTATGCTGATGTACCAGCACAAGGCACCCCACCGGGAGTGGCTTCCTACGGAAGAAAATTTCCGAGAATACGCCAATAAGGAATTTCCTGAGCCTGAGAGTTTGTTTGATGACTACAGCGGTCGGGGCAGTGCAGCCAAAGAAGCTGAAATGCGAATCGATACGCACATGGGCGTGACAAGTGATAACAAGATCCACCCGGATATAGCAAAAAAAATGGGGTATGAGAATTTTCTCACTTGGTATCCCCATGCTTACCACAACAACCTAGATCGCATGAGCCCATCGGAGCGTGCTGCTTGGGAAGAGGTGTACGGCCCTATGAATGAAGCGTTTGAAAAAGCCAATCTCCGTGGAGATGAGTTGACCAAATGGAAATACCAGCGTTATATGCAGGATTATTTGGCGAGTATTGAGTCGGTGGATGAAAATGTCGGCAGGTTGCTGGATTACTTGGAAGAGAATGGCTTAGCAGAAAACACCATCGTCGTATATACTTCAGATCAAGGGTTTTACCTTGGAGAGCACGGGTGGTTTGACAAGCGGTTCATGTATGAGGAATCTTTCAGGACACCTTTGATGATCAAGTGGCCTGGCGTGATCAAGGAAGGCAGCAGAAATACCGATTTGGTTCAGAATCTTGACTTTGCAGAGACTTTCTTGGATGCTGCTGGGGTGACTATTCCAAAAGAAATGCAAGGCAAAAGCATGCTTCCACTGCTGAAAGGTGAGAAAGTCGAGTGGAGAGAAGCGCTTTACTATCACTATTATGAATACCCGGGTATCCATGCCGTGAAGCGCCATAACGGCGTGCGGACTGACCGATATAAATTGATCCATTTCTATTATGATGTAGATGAATGGGAGCTGTATGACCTTGAAAAAGACCCTCAAGAAATGAACAATGTCTATGCCGATCCAGCCTATGCAGATGTAAAAGAGAAGATGCATCAAAAACTGGACGAGCTAGTCGTCCAATATAAAGATGAAGTGGTGGTACCCACTGAATAGTCGAAAATAATTAGAGCGTTTAAATCCCCTGTCAATGGAATTTGTTCAGGGGATTTTTTTATGTCCACGGATCAGCCTGTTGTAATGTGAATAATCTCGGTTTAACCCGGATTATGCATTAGGAATCGTAGTGAGAGCTGAAATTGCAAGAAAATCAGTTAGTTTGGAGGCATTAGCGTAGCACCGCTACGGTTATGCCGAAAACTAAAGTGAAACGGCTGATTTTGAAGCAGTTTCAGGTCGCAACAGATAGGCTAATGCATATTCCGGGTTTATACATACCTGCAATGACTCCAGTAATCACAGCAATAGTAAATAGGTGCTCACAGAAACCGCTGAAATCTCCGAAAAACCTCATTTCATTCTGAGTGTTCCGTGAGAAATACAACCTTGTTTTTGGCCGTTATGGTGATTTCCAAAGGAGCTTCAATACCCAAACGAAAAAATAGTGATGCTGCCAAATTTAAGGCGTTGGGAATTGCGTATTTGATTGGGATAATTATAATCCTGGTCAACATTCCATGGCCTTTTTTCCCTTTACTGCTAGGCCCTACTTTTAGGTTTTTTTAAGTTATGTCAATAAATTTTATTGACTTGTCCATACGAGTGATTTTAGGGATTTTGTGCACAATATTATAATCTTTTACCGATAGCAGTGTTTTTTTGACAGGTTTGAGGTTGGATTTGAGTAACTATGTACAAAATAATGGAGTCTTGGTTTCCGAAGAGATTCCATCCTATTTGTGTAATAGAATTTAAATGCTACAGTTGATATGAAAAAACTCTTTTGTGCACTTGTTATGTTGTGCTTATTTTCCTTGGAAGGTTTTTCCCAGGATGTGCGATTGAATGTTTACGGCTCTTATGCTTTTGCCGATAAATTTGATTCCTATTGGGATGTTGGAAACAACTACTATTATGATGGAAGAATTGAAGATGGCTTTCAGTGGGGAGGTGGTCTCGAGTATGTGGTGAATGATATGGTGGGAGTAGAAGTGCTGTACTTAAGACAAGATACCAATAGTCCAACACGCTACAGTTATTCGGGGTTTGTGGATCGACGAACAAACTTTGATTTGGGAATCAACTATATTTTAGTGGCTCCATCCCGGTATTTCCAAGCTCCCAGTGGAAACTTGGAAGGCTTTTTTGGGGTGATGGCCGGTGTGGTGATCGCCGACTTATATAATCCTGATAATGGAAATGAAAATAACGCTACCAAAATGGCCTGGGGGGTAAAAGGCGGAGGAATCCTTTGGGGTTCTGAGCGCATTGGGCTGAAGGTCCAAGCACAATTGCTGTCGGCTGTCCAGTCTGTAGGTGGTGGATTTTATTTTGGCACCGGAGGTGCTGGAGCTGGCGTAAACAGTTATTCTTCCATTTACCAATTTAGTCTCGGTGGAGGGCTGGTATTTAAGTTGAACTAATCTACCGAACATTTTTTTTCTGGAAAATTTGTACATCCAGGTATAATGAAACAGTGGACCCAATAAATAGTGTCTGGTCTTTTTAAGGCTTGACTAGTGGTAGATGGGGTAAAATGTGTTCCTGTTTTCAGAATGATAACGAAACACATAAACTACACATATCATGAAAAAGTTGATTGCAGAATTTATTGGGACTTTTTGGCTTGTATTAGGTGGCTGCGGTAGTGCTGTACTTGCTGCGGCATTTCCCGAATTGGGCATTGGGTTTGCTGGAGTGGCATTGGCCTTTGGTCTTACCGTTTTGACGATGGCCTATGCCATTGGGCATGTTTCTGGATGTCATTTGAATCCTGCCGTATCCATTGGATTATGGGCAGGGGGAAGGTTTGAGGCCAAAGATCTATTGCCTTATATCGTAGCTCAGGTGCTGGGAGGCATCGTGGCTGCTTCGGTGCTTTATGTCATTGCGTCCGATAATGCAGCGTTTGAGCTGGGAGGATTTGCTGCCAATGGATTTGGTGAGCATTCTCCAGGTGGATATGGGATGACAGCGGCATTGGTGACAGAGATCGTCATGACCTTCATTTTTCTGTTTGTCATTCTTGGTGCCACTCACTCGAAGGCTCCCCAAGGATTGGCGGGAGTGGCCATTGGATTGTGCCTTACGTTGATCCACCTGATCAGTATTCCAGTTACCAATACATCCGTAAACCCAGCAAGAAGTACCAGCCAAGCGATTTTTGTAGGAGATTGGGCATTGGGTCAGCTTTGGTTGTTTTGGGTGGCTCCGATAGTGGGAGCTATTTTGGCAGGATGGGTGTATAAGTACCTTTCTCCCGAAAAATAACCTAATAGAATACTAGCTATTATTACCCACGTCCAAAGGGCGTGGGTATTATTTTGTCCAAATGCTCGGACTTGACTATATTCGATAATCAAACCTGTCGTCGTAAATAGCTAACTCTTTTATGTCAAAACCACTAAAATTTGGGATTATCGGTACTGGTGCTATCGCTGAAAAGCATGCTTCCGCCATCAACGAACTGCATTCTACGGAATTGGTGGCAGTGTGCAGTTCATCGGCCAAAAGGGCCAAGCAAGCTGAACGGGAATTTCATGTCAAGGGCTATGATAGTTTGGAGGAATTTTTGGCACATCCTGGATTGGAAGTGGTGTGTATCTGTACCGCTAGTGGGCAGCACTTAGAGCCCACTGTAAAGGCGGCCCAAGCTGGGAAGCATGTTTTGGTAGAAAAGCCTATAGAGATCAGCATTGACAGAGCAGATGCGATGATACAGGCATGTGAACAGCATCAGGTAAAGCTTGGCGTTATTTTCCAAAACCGATTTAATGAGGGCTACCTACTGCTCCATGCAGCAGTCAAAAGTGGACAGTTGGGGAAGTTGTTGATGGGAAATGCCTACATAAAATGGTTCAGGGACAGAGAGTATTATCAAAGTAGCCACTGGAAAGGGACTTTTAGCGGTGACGGGGGAGGTGCTTTTATCAACCAAGGGATTCATACGGTGGATTTATTACTGGACATTATGGGCGAGGCAGAAAGCGTTTTTGGCAAAGTCAAGACAGCTCTTTACGACATCGAAGGAGAAGATATGGGAACGGCCCTGGTCACATTTAGAAATGGGGCCTTGGGCAATATCACAGCTGGGACAGCACTCTATCCTGGTTATCCGGAACGGTTGGAAATTTATGGTACAGAAGGCAGTGTGATGTTGGAAGGAGGTAAAATAGTCGCTTGGAACGTTAAAAATCAAGCGTCAAAAGTGGAAAACCCAACTCATGAAGCAAGTGGTGCTGCTGACCCTATGGCGATCGGTCATGCGCTTCATCTGATGCAGATCGAGGATATGGTCATGGCCATCCAAGAGAATAAACCTCCATTGGTGACGGGAGCAATAGCCAAGAAGTCCCTAGAAGTTATTTTAGGGATTTACGAAAGCTCCAAGACCGGAAATGAAATTGCTCTCTAATGATGTTTTAAAGTCCTAAACGAAGGCTTTATTCGTTACTAAGTTGTGGGATTTATGCTTATTCTGTATCCATGAGGTATAGGACCTTTTGAAGGTAATAGCCTTCGTCCATACGGATGAGCTTGTCATTTTTAAAGTAAAAGTACTTTTTATGGAACTCAGAAGTTGGAATGGTATACACCGTATAGGTCTCATTCATTTCAATGATTTCCTCATTCACATTAGTTTTTTCAAATTCTTCTTTGGTCATCCCTATATCTGCACTGATGCGGAAAACCCCACAAGAAAAGAGTATAAAAAATGGTATAGTAATAAGTAGCTTCTTCATAGTAGTGGGTAGTTCATTATTTATTTTCAGCTTGCAAAAAACATTCCTTTTTGGATTTTATTCAAAAAACTACAGCTCAAGAACCACGATAATAATAGGTAACTGTCTTGTATTTAATTAGTTGTATTGTTTTCTTTTTGCGTAAAAAGTTTCGGTGAGACCAATAGATTAAACCCGGAATATGCATTAGCCTATCTGTTGCGAGCTGAAACTGCTTCAAAATCAGCCGTTTCACTTTAGT
Coding sequences within it:
- a CDS encoding sulfatase family protein; translated protein: MNPKIDIVGKSTTWALVATCIIASMFSCTTQKEEGEATASKRPNIIFIMSDDHAYQAISAYSDKLINTPNIDRIANEGMLFEKAFVSNSICAPSRAVILTGKHSHLNGLVDNAVKFDSTQVTFPKILRENGYQTAMIGKWHLKTQPTGFDYWKVLPGQGHYYNPEFRTKEGVVLDSGYVTDLITDFAIDWLDKAKGSDEPFMLMYQHKAPHREWLPTEENFREYANKEFPEPESLFDDYSGRGSAAKEAEMRIDTHMGVTSDNKIHPDIAKKMGYENFLTWYPHAYHNNLDRMSPSERAAWEEVYGPMNEAFEKANLRGDELTKWKYQRYMQDYLASIESVDENVGRLLDYLEENGLAENTIVVYTSDQGFYLGEHGWFDKRFMYEESFRTPLMIKWPGVIKEGSRNTDLVQNLDFAETFLDAAGVTIPKEMQGKSMLPLLKGEKVEWREALYYHYYEYPGIHAVKRHNGVRTDRYKLIHFYYDVDEWELYDLEKDPQEMNNVYADPAYADVKEKMHQKLDELVVQYKDEVVVPTE
- a CDS encoding Gfo/Idh/MocA family protein → MSKPLKFGIIGTGAIAEKHASAINELHSTELVAVCSSSAKRAKQAEREFHVKGYDSLEEFLAHPGLEVVCICTASGQHLEPTVKAAQAGKHVLVEKPIEISIDRADAMIQACEQHQVKLGVIFQNRFNEGYLLLHAAVKSGQLGKLLMGNAYIKWFRDREYYQSSHWKGTFSGDGGGAFINQGIHTVDLLLDIMGEAESVFGKVKTALYDIEGEDMGTALVTFRNGALGNITAGTALYPGYPERLEIYGTEGSVMLEGGKIVAWNVKNQASKVENPTHEASGAADPMAIGHALHLMQIEDMVMAIQENKPPLVTGAIAKKSLEVILGIYESSKTGNEIAL
- the aqpZ gene encoding aquaporin Z — encoded protein: MKKLIAEFIGTFWLVLGGCGSAVLAAAFPELGIGFAGVALAFGLTVLTMAYAIGHVSGCHLNPAVSIGLWAGGRFEAKDLLPYIVAQVLGGIVAASVLYVIASDNAAFELGGFAANGFGEHSPGGYGMTAALVTEIVMTFIFLFVILGATHSKAPQGLAGVAIGLCLTLIHLISIPVTNTSVNPARSTSQAIFVGDWALGQLWLFWVAPIVGAILAGWVYKYLSPEK